The nucleotide sequence GGAGGAGAAAATGCCGGAGTTAATAGTTCCATCCAGCTGGAGTCACGATGTGACCATCGACTGGCTGCAGTCTGTAAATAAACAGGAAAATGAACATGAGGCTTTTTCAATTGCTTCAACCCACAACACCGGAGGCAATTATTTGGGAGAGACTTTGGTTAACCAGGCCAAACGAGTGGAGGCAAAAGAAATATGGAGCACCGAACTCCATGAATGGGGGGGAGTAGAATCTTCCGAAGAGATCAAAAATTCCAGCATTCTTTGGCGTCACATTCGTGACGGGTTCAATGGATTTGCTACCTGGCTTTTTTATGGGAATTATGCGGGGAGGTTTCATGCCATGTTGTGGACCCATCCCAACAAGGGCATCCGTAAATCTACCAAATATGAGATCTTCAAGAAACTGGTAAACAATACCAACAGGGGGTATTACCTGCATACACCTCCGATCCATTCCAACGTGCATACGGCAGCTTTTGTCAGGGGAAATTTTCTGAATGTTTGGGTTTTAAATAATTCAGACGTTTCTTTTGATTCGCTCACCTATAACCTCGAGAGTTTTCATACGGAAGCGCATGTGGCTAAGGAGATCAGATGGAATGCCCAAACGCCCCGCTCAGGCATGAACGATGCTTTTATCCCCGGCTCTGAATCGGTCACCAGGAACATCGCCCCGCATTCCCTCTATTCTTTCAAAGTGAAATTAACTGAACCCGTGGAAGGTGGATATGACAAACAACCCAGGGATACCCTTTCCGGTATTTCCTTAAGTGATACGGTTGCTATCCAGGCAAGCGGTTTTGTTGACGGGGTATATCAGGGTAACTTACCTGCACTGGCTGATTCAGTTCTTCCCGGATGGGACAAGAGAAACCTGAATGTCACCCAGGTTCCGGAACCTGGAACAACTGTTCAGGGCAGGGGCAACAAAGTCGTGCTGAAAGCCAGTAATCAAAAGGGAGATACTACCAGGGTGCATGTTCGTGTGAATGTACTGGCAGATACTGAAAAGCCTACTGTTAAATGTATTTCAGATACAACGGTGTATGTTAATACGGATACAGTATATACAGTTGCCGGTGATGAGTTTGCTCCGGCAGATACTTCAGACAATACCTCTATCGTACAATTAACAAACAACATTACCGGTACTCAGCCTTTGGAGGGGACAACTTTACCATTAGGAACCACAGCAATTAGCTGGATAGCGAAAGATATAGCAGGCAATCAGAACTATTGTAGATTTGATGTGACCGTGGAAGAGAAAATTACCGGAAACAGGAGAATAAGAAAGAGCAAAATATCTGTTTATCCGAATCCTGTCATAAGAAAGGTGTATTTTCATTCTGAAGAGCGTTCGGTGCATTCTGTCAGTCTCACAGACTTAACAGGGAAGTTATTGCTGAGAAAAACAAATGTCGGGACCAATGGCAGCATAGATCTATCCTGGTTCGAAAGTGGAATTTATCTTTTTAGGGTTAAAACAGGCAAAAAAGTGTATACAAAAAAAGTCGTGAAAAATTGAATCGGCCAGGTTCCTGAATGCATTCCGGAGTTTTTCCGACTGGTATGGTATTTTTCGCTAAAGAGCCGGGATATAGTATAATATAAAGATGCAGGTATTTTCGGTCGGTATGGCAAACACAGGTTTTTATGGTTAAATTACTCATAATCAATGAAGTATTTATATGATACCAGTCAAAATTCCATATTGATTTTCATTTTGTTATTAACCTCGGGGTTTTTATCATTTTTCTAAAACGATTGTAAAGCAACAGAAACATGCAGAACGGACCCTTCTTCAAATGGTGTTGGATAAGAAATTGACACAATTGTACCTGACGCGTGGTAATCCTATGCATGATTCTTTATATTTATTTGAAA is from Bacteroidales bacterium and encodes:
- a CDS encoding T9SS type A sorting domain-containing protein — protein: EEKMPELIVPSSWSHDVTIDWLQSVNKQENEHEAFSIASTHNTGGNYLGETLVNQAKRVEAKEIWSTELHEWGGVESSEEIKNSSILWRHIRDGFNGFATWLFYGNYAGRFHAMLWTHPNKGIRKSTKYEIFKKLVNNTNRGYYLHTPPIHSNVHTAAFVRGNFLNVWVLNNSDVSFDSLTYNLESFHTEAHVAKEIRWNAQTPRSGMNDAFIPGSESVTRNIAPHSLYSFKVKLTEPVEGGYDKQPRDTLSGISLSDTVAIQASGFVDGVYQGNLPALADSVLPGWDKRNLNVTQVPEPGTTVQGRGNKVVLKASNQKGDTTRVHVRVNVLADTEKPTVKCISDTTVYVNTDTVYTVAGDEFAPADTSDNTSIVQLTNNITGTQPLEGTTLPLGTTAISWIAKDIAGNQNYCRFDVTVEEKITGNRRIRKSKISVYPNPVIRKVYFHSEERSVHSVSLTDLTGKLLLRKTNVGTNGSIDLSWFESGIYLFRVKTGKKVYTKKVVKN